The following proteins come from a genomic window of Candidatus Thorarchaeota archaeon:
- a CDS encoding (Fe-S)-binding protein, whose product MAIEEYEHVIMECVSCGLCQSNCPIYKETKLESNSAKGKMTILYALLQGWLDWDEVAGRMYECTTCKNCQATCLSGLDIPTVVEAARAELVERGYGHEVSKQIAENIGETHNPFGEDPKKRNRLKELAEA is encoded by the coding sequence ATGGCAATCGAAGAATATGAACATGTTATCATGGAATGTGTAAGCTGCGGACTCTGTCAATCTAATTGCCCCATTTACAAGGAGACCAAGCTGGAATCCAACAGTGCTAAAGGAAAAATGACCATTCTCTATGCTTTGCTACAAGGCTGGTTAGATTGGGATGAAGTAGCAGGTCGAATGTATGAGTGCACTACCTGCAAGAATTGTCAAGCTACCTGTCTTTCAGGACTGGATATCCCAACTGTTGTTGAGGCTGCAAGGGCGGAGCTTGTTGAGAGAGGTTATGGTCATGAAGTCTCGAAGCAGATTGCCGAGAATATCGGGGAGACACACAACCCCTTCGGCGAGGATCCGAAGAAGCGTAACAGATTGAAAGAACTGGCGGAGGCATGA